In Caldicellulosiruptor morganii, the following proteins share a genomic window:
- a CDS encoding S8 family peptidase, translating into MSHKHKKLLVLIGVIFVILISTLVANNYIHKKIFSQNHLQASKKQIVPWSYKKLGITKTWKFTKGKHVKIAILDSGIDLNHPDLKHANIIKTINFIEPNKPALDETGHGTFITGIIAAQNNNFGIVGIAPEAEIYILKILNKKLEGKVDSVIRALDWCIKNKINIVNMSFSTSSDNSRLRKITKQATKHGIIIVASARNSFGRKAGFPASYPEVISVASVNYKNQISQFSAQGKIDFCSYGENILSTSVNKTYKLSSGNSVAAAHLTGMIALILSKPEKWGLNPKYGINKDKIYNVLIKLSKDLGEKGKDNIFGYGLLRFK; encoded by the coding sequence TTGTCGCACAAACATAAAAAACTTTTAGTACTAATAGGTGTTATCTTTGTAATATTAATATCAACACTTGTTGCTAACAACTACATCCATAAGAAAATCTTCTCCCAAAACCATCTGCAAGCTTCCAAAAAGCAAATTGTTCCCTGGAGCTATAAAAAACTTGGTATCACAAAAACATGGAAATTTACCAAAGGCAAACACGTAAAAATTGCTATTTTGGATTCCGGCATCGACCTTAATCATCCTGATTTAAAACATGCAAATATTATCAAAACTATTAACTTTATAGAACCAAATAAACCTGCCTTGGATGAAACAGGACACGGAACTTTTATCACTGGTATAATCGCAGCTCAAAATAATAACTTTGGTATTGTCGGCATCGCACCTGAAGCTGAAATCTACATCTTAAAAATCTTAAATAAAAAACTTGAAGGAAAAGTTGATTCGGTAATACGTGCTCTTGACTGGTGTATAAAAAACAAAATTAACATTGTAAACATGAGTTTTTCTACATCATCTGATAACTCAAGACTACGAAAAATTACTAAACAAGCAACAAAACACGGAATAATCATTGTTGCTTCGGCGAGAAATTCATTTGGCAGAAAAGCAGGCTTCCCTGCTTCTTATCCCGAAGTTATCTCTGTTGCTTCTGTCAACTATAAAAATCAAATATCGCAGTTTTCTGCCCAGGGAAAAATTGATTTTTGCTCTTACGGCGAAAATATTTTGTCAACCAGCGTAAATAAAACTTACAAACTCTCAAGTGGAAACTCAGTTGCTGCTGCCCACTTAACAGGAATGATTGCTCTTATTTTAAGCAAACCAGAAAAGTGGGGATTAAATCCTAAATATGGCATTAATAAAGACAAAATTTATAACGTGCTAATAAAATTATCCAAGGATCTGGGTGAAAAAGGTAAAGATAATATATTTGGTTATGGTCTTTTGAGATTCAAATGA
- a CDS encoding IS110 family RNA-guided transposase, whose translation MPNTLIVGIDISSQSNSIFFVDDAGNHLIKKPFSLPNDQQGANELIQRVINCLNQYNLSFVKFGMEATSHYTWHLHLHLASSSELLPYKPTFYVLNPSIVKGFKKIYTFLPKTDNIDAIIIAECVRFSKLNPTPLPDFKYAALQRLTRMRYHLVHNLTREKNRALNLIYLKFSTYSQDCPFSDIFGKASVAIIENFTPDDIASMPLEDLIKFVSHNGNNRLSDVNKIAEILKTAANRAFRLHPLLAEANDLALSMTLENIRFMQEQLKKLDKEISKLLKAFSQTLTTIPGIGDVLAAGIIAEIGDIKRFKNEAALAKYSGLVWTQYQSGNFNAQDVSLVKCGNQYLRYYLVEAANCVRVHTVRYKAFYNKKFSEVTKHQHKRALVLTARRLIPLIFAMLSKGQIYEERGDVYNT comes from the coding sequence TTGCCAAACACTTTAATTGTGGGCATTGATATAAGTAGTCAGTCAAATTCCATCTTCTTCGTCGATGATGCCGGAAACCACTTAATCAAAAAACCTTTTTCTTTGCCAAACGATCAACAAGGGGCTAACGAATTAATCCAAAGAGTTATCAATTGCCTCAATCAGTACAATCTATCCTTTGTCAAGTTTGGCATGGAAGCTACTTCACATTACACATGGCACCTTCACCTTCATCTTGCTTCTTCTTCTGAACTACTACCTTACAAACCAACCTTCTACGTACTTAACCCAAGCATCGTCAAAGGATTTAAGAAAATCTACACTTTCTTGCCTAAAACAGATAATATCGATGCCATCATTATTGCTGAATGTGTCAGGTTCAGTAAACTAAATCCAACACCTTTACCTGACTTCAAATATGCTGCGCTGCAACGTCTTACCAGAATGCGCTACCACCTTGTTCATAATCTAACTCGCGAAAAAAACAGAGCTCTCAATCTCATATACCTTAAATTCTCTACTTACTCTCAAGACTGTCCATTTTCAGATATCTTTGGTAAAGCATCTGTTGCTATCATCGAAAACTTTACCCCAGATGACATTGCCTCCATGCCATTAGAAGACTTAATCAAATTTGTATCTCACAACGGCAATAACAGATTGTCAGATGTCAATAAAATCGCTGAAATACTTAAAACCGCTGCAAATCGTGCTTTCCGTTTACATCCCTTGTTGGCTGAAGCTAACGACTTAGCTCTTTCTATGACACTTGAAAACATTAGATTTATGCAAGAACAACTTAAAAAGCTCGACAAAGAAATCTCTAAACTTCTTAAAGCTTTCTCCCAAACCTTGACCACTATCCCTGGCATAGGAGATGTCCTTGCAGCCGGCATCATCGCTGAAATCGGTGATATCAAGCGCTTCAAAAATGAAGCTGCTTTAGCTAAATACTCTGGCCTGGTTTGGACCCAATATCAGTCAGGCAATTTCAATGCCCAAGATGTCTCATTAGTTAAGTGTGGTAACCAATACCTGAGATACTATCTTGTTGAAGCTGCTAACTGTGTAAGGGTGCACACAGTACGCTACAAAGCTTTCTACAACAAGAAGTTCTCAGAGGTTACCAAGCATCAGCATAAACGTGCCCTCGTCCTCACTGCAAGACGTTTGATTCCTTTGATCTTTGCCATGCTCAGCAAAGGTCAAATATATGAAGAAAGAGGTGATGTTTACAATACTTAG